The following proteins are co-located in the Tiliqua scincoides isolate rTilSci1 chromosome 8, rTilSci1.hap2, whole genome shotgun sequence genome:
- the PEX11G gene encoding peroxisomal membrane protein 11C — MEVPAGGLFSSLVSVLETYRGRDRVVRTLSYGCQLAGGILTRKDPTGSAFGHGLLAASAQLSHCRTVLRLFDDLAMLTYSHQYGLGSKEKDAAVRWISVLNNLADQLYYPCEHVAWAADARIIHANSSKWWALSTALWGVSLLLGIVRSLRILSQLRSKLKTQSSVASHSIVKKLRTKAKTEVLTIISNLADLSNAIHWLPPGLLWAGMFSPWLVGLMGTISSLIGVYLSYAGDSSGMV; from the exons ATGGAGGTGCCTGCGGGGGGTCTGTTCAGCAGTCTGGTCTCGGTGCTGGAGACGTACCGGGGCAGAGATCGCGTG GTACGCACCCTCTCCTATGGGTGCCAGCTAGCTGGAGGGATTCTGACTAGGAAAGACCCCACAGGATCAGCTTTTGGGCATGGCCTTCTTGCTGCGTCAGCCCAGCTCAGCCACTGCCGGACCGTCCTACGTCTGTTTGATGATCTGGCTATGCTCACCTATAGCCATCAATATGGGTTAGGGAGTAAG GAAAAGGATGCTGCAGTGCGTTGGATTTCTGTCCTCAATAACCTTGCTGACCAGCTCTACTATCCCTGTGAGCATGTGGCATGGGCTGCTGATGCCAGAATCATCCATGCCAACTCAAGCAAGTGGTGGGCACTCAGCACAGCACTCTGGGGAGTGTCTTTGCTTCTGGGGATTGTTCG CTCTTTGAGAATTCTGTCCCAGTTAAGAAGTAAGCTGAAGACACAATCCAG TGTTGCCTCCCACTCAATCGTCAAGAAACTGAGGACCAAAGCCAAGACTGAAGTGTTGACTATCATCAGCAACCTGGCTGACCTCTCCAATGCCATCCACTGGCTGCCTCCAGGATTGCTGTGGGCTGGGATGTTCTCTCCGTGGCTAGTGGGCCTTATGGGGACCATCTCTTCCCTCATTGGAGTTTATCTAAGCTATGCAGGGGATAGTTCTGGGATGGTATAA